TTTATATGTTAACTCTATTGTGCCAAAAATGCAAGCAAATTATTACTCACTTATTATTTCAAAGGTTTCCCATTGAGATACTATTTTTCTTTTGATGCATAAATGATAGAATTATTTCAAATTGTTATAATTTTAAACCTTTGAAAAATTGAAAAGATCATACTTGTATTGATCATCAGTTCCCATACTTCCTGTTTGGAATAAAGTTCGGAGATAAGGGCAATTTATTGTATTTCATAGAATTATTACCCTCACTCCCGGTCCCTCTTCCGTAAACAGGAGAGGGAAGCACAGCATTATATCAGGCATTCGAACATATTACCGATAATTAATGCAAAGGTTTCAGGATATAGAAACTACGGATCGAAACGCTGCGGTTAATTGATGATTGCAGACTCTCGGAAATCGAGCGGGAGTTGACAGCTTGTCCGGTTCAACCGCATGAGGGAGCGTATGCAGCACATCCAAGATTTCACTTCAGTATGGCTGGCAGTGTCAATAACATGGCGAGAGTGTTTAACAGACAATGCGTCATAATGCCGATATACACACTCTTTTTACGCCACACCATATATACCATCGGTGCAATGGCCACTATTCTTGTCAGATTCTGACAGGGGCTGAAGAAATGATACAGCGAAAAGAGGATCGTGTTCAGAACGGGCGCCCCTATGCCACTCAAAGGAATCCGCGGCAGCAGATACCCGTGAAAATAAAGTTCCTCGACAAAGGGTAATGCAAGACCGTTGACCGCCAACCCGAATACCCACGTTGCGATCAATGCATTCTTTGAATAGCTCGATGATCCTCCCGAACCGACCAGCCAGTCGAGCGACAGAAAAGGAAACCTCCCGATAATAAAATGCTGCTCATGCGGGCCGATGATAAAAAAGCAAAAGAACATCCATACCAGAAGAGGGAGAACGATAGCTGCGTATTGGAGAACTGACAACCGGTTTTTATACGGGATCAATACATTTTCCGGCATTGCACCCGTATCGTTCTTCTTGGCGTGAATCAATACTCCGAGTTCATATGGTATCAGTATTATCGGCATGGTCAGGAACAGCGCAAAAGAATCCGGCAGTCCTCGGGGTTTGAAAAACCGTGCCGCAAAGCCATAAAAGAAAAACGCAAGTATACCCGGAACCAGATGTTGCCGTATAACCCAAAATAAAGAACGATTCATGATTACAGTCTCCTTCGTATATCCTCGGTCCAGACCGGTTTAACCGTTAAAGGCGAAGATATGTTATTTGTACGAATCTTATGTTGTTCTTTTTATTTTCATTGTCTTTGACGCGTTATTTTCATCAAAAATTTCATGTATTTCACTATTTTATAAAATTTTTTACAAGACGAATCACTGATAAATGTTATTCTGTGAAGACTAATTGACATACAGGAAGAAATGGAAGCCTTAAAGGCATGGTTTCATGGATTGAAGCCATCCGGTATTCCGAAAAGAGAGGGAATGCTTGGGTTAAAAACATATCTTGACTTTTTCAGGAAAGAATAAATTATTGTATCAATGCATAATTAATGTAAACAATACCTCTGATAATCAAGGAGACATTATGAACCGAAGGAATTTTTTTGGGACATCCCTTGCCGCCGGGTTGACCGGCACTGCCAGTCTGTATGCCGAACCAGCTGCGGTCCAGACAAACTATAAGATGATGGGATTCAAGGCTCTGCCGGAAAAAATCGCGGGGATGTCATACGAAGAATTACGGGATGATTACCGCGACCGCCTATTCAAACAGTTTCTCCCCTTCTGGGATAAAGGCGGATATGACAAGACGCGCGGTGGATTCGTAACCGAGCTCAGAGACGACGGCTCCATAGAGACCGATGAGAAATACATCTGGTATCAGGGACGCGGTATCTGGGTATATTCCTATCTCTATAACAACTTCGGCAAAGACCCGAAATTTCTTGAGATCGCAAAGAAATCCCGCGATTTCATGGTGAAATACATGTACCGCGGCAACGGCATGTGGGAACAGATGGTGTACAGCGACGGAAAACCGAAAGACCGGAGCGACCAGGGGAGCGGCGCCGATATTTACGGCCCGATGTTCGCCGTGGCGGGACTCATCGAATACTTCAGGGCTGCCGGTAACGAAGAGGACCTCGAAATCCTGAAAACCACCATCTGGAAATCGGTCGAGCGTTATAACAATCCCGATTACCCGGGCGTTACCGTTCCTGGTATAACAAAAACGGGATTACGGGCGCAGGGTCATTCGTTTATGATGGTCTGGACTCTCACCCAGCTTCTGGAATTTCATTCCGACCCTAAAATCGACGCCCTTGTCCGCGAGCATGTCGATCATGTCCTGAACGACTTCTGGAACCAGGATTACGGAATTTCCAACGAAACACTGTTTCACGATTATACCCATATCCCTTCGGAGTCGACCCATTTTTCACCGGGCCATTCAATCGAAACACTCTGGATGGTCATGCGCGAGGCGCTCCGCGAAAAAAACGGAACCATCTTCTATACCTGTAAAGGCCGCATCCGCCGTATTCTCGAAATGGCATGGGACTATGTGTATGAGGGTCTCGGAGACACCGAGTATTTCGTGTTCGGCTCGCCGGAACAGTGCGCTGGTGGTGTTTTCGACATGAAGACCATGTGGGCGCACTGCGAGGTTCTGGTGGCGACCATGCTCACGCTCGAATATACAGGGGATGCTTGGGCTCTCGAATGGTATGAGCGCGCGCGGGCGTTTACGCTCCGAACCATGCCCACCGCTTGCGGCGTCTGGCGTCAGGGAGTCGACCGGTTCGGCGCCGACAAACAGCGCCCCGGTATATCCATATACCGGAAAGGCAATTTTCACCAGCCGCGCTATATGGTGTATAATCTTCAGAGCCTGGAACATATTATCCAAAACAAGGGAAAACTGACTGCTTTCCCTCTTTAAGCTGTTCCTTAAGGTCAGGGATCGAAGGGGGACTGCTGTCGATTCCGACAGGACCGTAAGAACGGTTGTACGCATGACCGGGCGAAGACATTGACAGGAGGTAGACCATAATGAATCATAAATCCCGTAATACGATAAACCGAAAGGAATTTCTGCGCCGTTCCGTCGGAGGTCTCATAGGTCTCGGAGCTGCCGGGTTATCCGCACCGTCGATTGTGCAGAGAGCCCATGCGGCAGGAACCATACAATACCGCACGCTCGGGAAAACGGGGCTCAAGGTGTGCCCGGTGGGTTTCGGCGGAAGCAGAACCAACGAACCGAGCATCTTCAAAATGGCGATCGACATGGGAATCAATTTCATCGATACGGGACGAATGTACTCGGGCGGAAGGAACGAGGAACTGATCGGGAAAGTGGTTAAAGATATCCGTAAAAACATTATCATCCAGTCGAAGATCGACCAGAAGATTCAAAGCAGTAAGGCTGCGATGGAGAAATCGATCGATGACAGCCTCAGGGCGCTCCAGACGGATTATGTCGACATCATGCTTGTCCGTGGAGCAACGACTGAAGAGGCGGTAAAAAATCCCGTTGTGCTGGAAACCTTTGTAAAGGTTAAAGAGGCAGGAAAAATCCGTTTCTGCGGTTTTTCATGCCACAGCGCCAATGCCCACGAAATGCTTCGGTTCGGAGCGGATACGAAGGTCTATGATATCGGCATGGTACCCTATAACCATGCCGGTAATTTTCGTCACACCGTCTATGGCATTTACAGCGAATGGGATCAGGTAGCGCTCGAAAAATCGTTTGAGTACGCTGTTTCAAAAGGCATGGGGATTGTCGCCATGAAAACCTGCTCGGGGGGACCCTTCAAGGCGGACGATAACGACCCCGGCTCTTTCCCGGAAGGGCTCGCATGGATTCTCCGTAACAAAAACGTGGGAGTAATGGCTGTCGGTATGGGAAGCTTCCGTGAGGTCGAGGATGATTTCGGGGCGATGGGATAATCCATCTTCATTCAATTCAATTGAACACGGATTTACGCTGATCAGGAGGATTTACACGGATTGATGATTATGCAGTGTTTATGTAAATGCTATACTGGAATTGTTGTTTTCGCTCTAATCGGTGGGCTGCTTTCTGCATTGCCTGTCATGGGAGAGACACCGGGGCCGCTCGACGGATTTATTATTTCCGATTCCGATGCGACCGGTTTCACGCTTACCGGAACACCGGCGTACTACAGACCTGAAAGCCTCTGGAACCATATCGACGGCGGCGCACTTCCCTACCTCGATTACGGGGTCGGAGATGTAATGACGTACCGGGGAGCTTACGGCCCCGACAGCACAGTCATCGTAGTCGATATCTATGATATGGCCGACAGCCTCGGCGCGTTCGGAATCTATTCGAGCGAGCGCTTTCCCGACTATACATACATTGATATCGGTATCGAGGGTTATCTGGCAGAGACCGCACTCTGCTTCTGGAAAGACCGCTATTATGTTAAAGTTTTCTTCGCCGAAGAAGAGCTTTCCGACACCTCTCTTCTCGAACCCTTCGCCCGTGCAGTCGACGACCGTATCCCCGATGGCGGCGGCATGCCACGGGATTTCTCAGTGTTCCCCACGGAATACAGACTCGAAAGAACGGAAGCATATATCGCCAAAAACGTTCTCGGGCAGGAATATCTGAGAAACGCCTTTGTTGTTTCCTACAGGCGCGGGGATAAGGAATATCAGCTCTTCCTCATAAATGGGGAAAATCCGGAAGAGGCTGAAAAAAGCTTCACCGCATACCGTAATTTTCTCAACGAATACGGCGAAATTGACAAGACACCGGTAAACATCGGCGATGAAGCTTTCACCGGCAGGGAAAGCTGGTACGGCACCATTGTAGCAGCCCGCACGGGGAAATATATTCTCATTTCGGCGGGGCTGTCCGATATCGACAGCGTTCGTGCCGTTTTTGAATCCATGGTAACAGGTCTTCAGTGATTACAGCATATCCACGGTGTGACATGTATTCATATCATACTATCCACCTGGTTTTGATACGAACAGTGTGATCGGGAGAATTACGGTGAAATACCATTTCCCCTATTCATACCTGCCGCCGCTCGAAATTCCGGACAGAAACCTCATCGGAATATTCGAAGCGGGTCAGGTACAGCCAGCCGAACCTCCCGACATGATCGTCAGAAAGGCTCTCGAGAAGCCCATCGCGGCGCCGCGTCTTTCCGAAGCAGTGGGCAGCGGAGATAATGTCCTCATCCTGTGTGATGACAACACCCGTTACACCCCGGCACATCTCGTTCTGCCCCATATCATCGACGAACTGCACCGCGGGGGTGTTACCGACAGCCATATCAGGATTCTGGTTGCCTCGGGGACACACCGGAAAATGACCGGTGAAGAACTGATTGTCAAGCTTGGGGAAACGGTATGTAAAACCTACCGCATCGAACAACATTATCACGACCGTGATGAAGAACTGGTTCCGCTCGGGCTGAACATCGGCGGAGTCGAGTTTCTCATTAACAGACGGCTCAGGGAGGCCGATTTCATAATCGGAGTCGGTAATATCGTTCCGCACTGTATCAAGGGTTTTTCCGGCGGAAGCACCATCATTCTGCCGGGTGTGAGCGGCAGTGACGCTATCGGCGCGATGCACTGGCTGAACCTTGACAGTTTCGGCGAGGAAATTCTCGGAATCCGAGACAACAAAGTCCGCCGTCTCATCGACGAGGTGGCGTTAAAAGCGGGGCTGAGCTATATTGTCAACACGATAGTAAACAATAACATGGAAATTGTACATGCCGTTGCCGGAAATCCTGTCGAAGCCCATAGAACCGGCGCCGAAACCGCTTCCGGTATCTTTACGGTGATCATCCCGAGCCGGGCTGATATCGTTATTTTCGATGCCTTCAAGAACGATCTCGATTTCTGGCAGTCGACCAAAGGGCTCATACCGGCGTACATCTGCATGAAACAGGGTGCCGTGGTGATCGATGTTGCCGAATGCCCGGAGGGAATATGCCACAATATTCCGGAAGTCGAACAATACGGTTTCAAAGACCTCGATGCAATCATGAACCTGCACAACAGAAAAATTCTCCACCCGGTTGTCACCCATAATCTCATCTCCGTCTACCGGGTTGTCACCGAACGGGGAATGTGTATGATGGTCAGCCGCGGCATTACGAGAAAATCCGCCGAACATACCGGCCTTCTCTATGCGGAGACCCCCGCGGAGGCGCTTGAAAAGGCGTTCGGGATGAAAGGGCCCGACGCATCAGTTCTTGTCCTCCGTCACGCCGGGAACATCCGTCCCCTCATCCGGAATACGACCGCCTGAAGCAAAAACTCAAGACAGAGAAGGCTTTGGGGGATTATTGTGATTCTGCAAATAAATTATGATACTATTATTTGGAATAGAAGCCGAATCGAGTTCGGCATGACGTCATTCGATGCTACTGTTTAATCGCAGGAGCAATAAAGATGGAATGATTGCGGTATAATCAGAGATATTTCATAATCTCTCTCTTCTTAATTTTCGATCAGGACCGACACATCGCCCGTAATGCCAAATGGCACGAAATGATAGGAATCCGCCCAGTTATCTCCATATTCGAAATGCCAGGGACCGGTAAACCGGGGCTCCTGTTCAATGTGGTGATGAGGGCCCAGCAGATTTCTGAGACTGCCAATAACCTCGATTTCAATCGTATTTTCGCCGCTCTTTACCCAGGGAGTTATATCGAGTTCGAGCGGCTGCCATGCAAGGTATCCGGCTTCGTGGCCGTTGACAACGGCTCTGCTCACCACCGCATCGATATGCCCGCAGTGCAGAACCGCTCTTTTGAACGTGGAACGCTCCGGTAATACAAAGCGCTGACTGTATGTCATGCTGCCCGGATAAAACCAGTATCCCTGCGGGCCGAGGTCGCCGGTAAGTATCTCGCCCGATGGTTCCTCGGCAAAAGCGAATTTGTCGGCACTTGTCTGTTTTACCCTGAAATCACCGGCAATGTATACACTTTCAAGCTCCATACCATAACTGAGACGTTTTCTCTCTGTTTCCCGTTTGCCCGGATCGATGGTCTCGATGTATGCATCGATATCGCCGATAAAAAAACAGGTCAGGTCGATGGTATTACGTCCCTTGACGAGCCGGTTCCCGATGGAAATTTTCCTGAAACTGATATCCCAAAAATAACCGGCGTCGTTTTTCTCCGTTTCCCGCCCGTTAACGGTTATGGCAAACTGTTCCGGAGTTTCGAGAACGAGAAAAGTTCCGTCCGGAGGTTTTATTCCGGAATCGAAAGTAAACCTCAGGGTCACCGACTGGTTTTTCTTCATATCGCAAAGGAGTTTATGAGTTTTTAGAACAGGCATTTCCTCGCTCCATCCGTCCATGTCATCGGTTCTGAACTGGCAGTAATCGAGGGTAATGGCGTTCGGATGATTGCGTGTGAACGACCATGTATTCTTAAGATCGATTTTACGGACAGGGACAGGAGAATCATTCGTCACCGTTTCCGGTTTCGCGCTTTCGTCCAGAACGAGAATGTGCAGCCCGGCGGGAGCGAAAGTCAAACCGGTGGTAATCGTGCCATCTCCGATACTGCACGGAAGCGAATGTGATGTGCCGTTTTCGGGATTCCATTCCTCGAGTTTTCCCGTTCCGAGAATAGAGACACGGGTAGAAACTGCTGTATCCCTGCTGATGTTCGCAAGGACAAAAATTCTCATATTCCCGTTGATGCGCTCTTGACTGTAAATCGTTCCGGCATCGTTGCCTTCCTCATCGACAACGGTGATTCGCGCACCAGAAAGCGAGTCGAGGATATTCCTGAGTTCGGCACGGCTGCCGGAAACTCTTTTTACGGAGGCGAAAAACTGTGAAAGCTCCGGTGAATCCACTCCTTCGATCATCGTTGGAGTCGGCCCGACCGTAATGACCGTTCCGCCGTTACGCCTGAATTCCCGGAGCAGATCGAGCGTTGTTTTCCGCATGGTCAGGGAGGACGGAACGATAACCGTGCCGTACGTTTTCGAGCCAACCCTGATACGGTTCCCCTCGACCGATCCGTGACGGGACATGATCCGCTCATCGCCGTAATCGTAATCACGGTGAATTTCGAGGAGATGACGGCTGAGAGAAACAAATGCATCGTTGAGGCGGGCCACTTCGGTGTCTTTATAAATTCTGACGAACGTATCCCACCGGTAACCCGCACCGGGAATGTAATCGGTAATCATCCACGCGCTTTCGATGGGGTGAATCACGAGGATGTCGCAGGTATGGGAACCTCTCGTGAGCATATAGAGGAGCCGCGCCGTATAGGTGTTAAAATACCGGTAGTGAGGCCACCACGGCTGCTGATAGTGGAGAGATGCCGGGAAGTCCCGTTTCCGGTGCCCCCGGAGCGAATAGTGTGCAAGGTGCATACAGGGAAAGTTAACCCCGAGCACATACTGCCACTCCCCTATCCATCTCATGTCCTCGAACGTGACGTTCCACCCTGCGGTACCATATGTCTCAGTGAGCACCCTGCGGTCGCCCATCTGGTGAGCGACACTTGCGACCTGTTTGGGAAGGAGCGGATCGGCGATGTCGCGGCTCAGGTGGTCGATGCCCGGCATCTGCATGAATTCGTAATGCGGCATGGCAGCGCCGATATGGGCGGTCTGCACGAACAGATTGTCCTCATGGAGCATGTGACCGGTAAAAATGAGATTGTTCTCGCTGCACCACCTGCCGATACGTTCGGTGTAATTCTCGATGAAACGATCGGTCATCACCGCATAAAAATCATACCGCGCCTTTGCGGAACCCTCCCCGCGATAGAAAATGAACGGCAGCAAGGGTACAATATCATAGCCCTTTTTTTCCCTGAAATAATCCGGAAAACCATACGTCCATGGCGTAAACGACCAGTTGGGTTCGTCGGTGAAAATACCGGGGATTGTATTACCAAATTCACCGGAAAACCGGGATTTAAACGCCCCGTGGGTGAGCTCCATGAAACGCTCGACCACCTTCGGCTCGAGAAGATCGGAGAACCAGTTCGGCAGTGTGCCATACCGGCCGTAATAGACCCACACTCTCAGTATCGTGTTCCCTTCCGGGGCGGCAGATGACCTGTCAGGCGGCAGAATCTTCAGGTCGCTTATACGGTTTCCATTCAAGCGGGCGGTGAACAGGCCGACAGTCGATGAATCCCTCCGGAAGGTTTCCAGTTCGCCGGGCTTGATTTCAGAGCACATGAGGGTTTTGATAACATACTCAGGCCCCATACGGGTGATCCGCCCGCCGACCGATCCGCTCGGCCAGCGATCCTCATCATAGAGCCATATATCGAATCCGAGACGTTTCCCCTCATCGATACACGCTTCGTACATATCCATATATTCCTGCGACAGATAGGGCGTGATCATGCCTGTTCTCGGGTGGAGGAAGGCACCGCCGAGCCCCTGGTTGTGCATCTCGCGGATTTGCCTCCGCAGCTCCTGTTCATCGAGGAGATCGTTCCACGAGAAAAATGGAGCCCCTGCAAACCGTGAATCCGGCTGAGTAAAGTTCTTTTTTGTCTCCATGTATCCGGTTTCAGCCGCGATCATACGAAGGGGAAAAAGAAAAAGGAAACATATCGATAACACTCTCGTCATTTACCAATCCAATCATTGAGGGTAGTAAAAAAAGTATCTTTCTCACATACCCGATGATGAAATATAATGAAAGGCTGATTATTACCGGCCGTCTCAATCATGAAGAGGAAATCGACAAAGGTACGAAAATATCCGGATAACCCGTTTGCCTTACCTGAACATGTCTTTGGGATATTCCTCAACTCCCGTATCAGCCTGGACATAATAATCGTCCTCCAGCTCGTCGATGCGGACTTTCCCGCCGTTCCGTTCCCGCCAGGACCTGACACCGGCAAGGAAAACAGCGGTTTTTTCGAGAATATGGTCGTAAGTCTGGGGCATCTCCCCACGCTCCACCATCTTCTGAAACTCGATAAGGGGGGTGTTGAAGTACTCGTACCGGCGCATGTCGTAGTCTTCCATATACAGAAGGCTTGTCTCGAATGTTCCCTTGTTCGTGATCACTTTAATCCATGCGTTCGAGTCGACATCGGAGCTGTTGACAAGGCAGGCAAAGAACGGCGGATCGTCTCCGCGGGGTTTGAACTTGATCGTCCATGTCGTGGATGTCGTTTTATAAATGTCCTTCCCGGCAATATCGGCGCCGACACTTTCCACACCCGGCCCGGCGCATGCCAGTATGAGCCAGATGCCGTGAATATCATGGGTGATGTCGGTCGAGGCATTATAGGCGACGATTCCGTTGATTGTCGGGTGTTCGCTGTCTCCGGCAAGGGATTTCAGCTTGCGGCGCATTGCCGATGCGGGGAAACAGAACTCCCATGACGAGAGCGTGCAAATGGGGGTGCCTGTCTCCTTCGACATGTTCACAATTGCCTTTGCCCGGCCCATGCTCGAAGCGAAGGGCCTGTTGAAGAATACCGGGATGCCGGCTTTAAGGTACGGCGCCGCAAGCTGCGGCCAGTGGTCGATTGACCATACCTCGCAGATCATCACCGCATCGACCTTCCCGACCATATCATCGTAGTGCTCAACTTCCTGAACATTGAATTTTTGGGCAAATTCGCGCTGGTGTTCCTTATTGATGTCCCACACATGAGTCATGACCATACCGTTCATGCGGGGCAGCGTCGTGTTGTTCTGAGGCACCGGATTGATCATGGGACCCCAGATGCTGAACAGATGGTGTTGATACCCCGATGTCAACGCCCCGATACGGATAAGGCTGTCATGGGTCGGCGATGGTTTCCACTGCCGTGCATGGGCGATTCCGGGGCTTCCTGCCGAAAGCGCCGAACC
This DNA window, taken from bacterium, encodes the following:
- a CDS encoding CPBP family intramembrane metalloprotease — protein: MNRSLFWVIRQHLVPGILAFFFYGFAARFFKPRGLPDSFALFLTMPIILIPYELGVLIHAKKNDTGAMPENVLIPYKNRLSVLQYAAIVLPLLVWMFFCFFIIGPHEQHFIIGRFPFLSLDWLVGSGGSSSYSKNALIATWVFGLAVNGLALPFVEELYFHGYLLPRIPLSGIGAPVLNTILFSLYHFFSPCQNLTRIVAIAPMVYMVWRKKSVYIGIMTHCLLNTLAMLLTLPAILK
- a CDS encoding AGE family epimerase/isomerase, with the translated sequence MNRRNFFGTSLAAGLTGTASLYAEPAAVQTNYKMMGFKALPEKIAGMSYEELRDDYRDRLFKQFLPFWDKGGYDKTRGGFVTELRDDGSIETDEKYIWYQGRGIWVYSYLYNNFGKDPKFLEIAKKSRDFMVKYMYRGNGMWEQMVYSDGKPKDRSDQGSGADIYGPMFAVAGLIEYFRAAGNEEDLEILKTTIWKSVERYNNPDYPGVTVPGITKTGLRAQGHSFMMVWTLTQLLEFHSDPKIDALVREHVDHVLNDFWNQDYGISNETLFHDYTHIPSESTHFSPGHSIETLWMVMREALREKNGTIFYTCKGRIRRILEMAWDYVYEGLGDTEYFVFGSPEQCAGGVFDMKTMWAHCEVLVATMLTLEYTGDAWALEWYERARAFTLRTMPTACGVWRQGVDRFGADKQRPGISIYRKGNFHQPRYMVYNLQSLEHIIQNKGKLTAFPL
- a CDS encoding aldo/keto reductase, which translates into the protein MNHKSRNTINRKEFLRRSVGGLIGLGAAGLSAPSIVQRAHAAGTIQYRTLGKTGLKVCPVGFGGSRTNEPSIFKMAIDMGINFIDTGRMYSGGRNEELIGKVVKDIRKNIIIQSKIDQKIQSSKAAMEKSIDDSLRALQTDYVDIMLVRGATTEEAVKNPVVLETFVKVKEAGKIRFCGFSCHSANAHEMLRFGADTKVYDIGMVPYNHAGNFRHTVYGIYSEWDQVALEKSFEYAVSKGMGIVAMKTCSGGPFKADDNDPGSFPEGLAWILRNKNVGVMAVGMGSFREVEDDFGAMG
- the larA gene encoding nickel-dependent lactate racemase translates to MKYHFPYSYLPPLEIPDRNLIGIFEAGQVQPAEPPDMIVRKALEKPIAAPRLSEAVGSGDNVLILCDDNTRYTPAHLVLPHIIDELHRGGVTDSHIRILVASGTHRKMTGEELIVKLGETVCKTYRIEQHYHDRDEELVPLGLNIGGVEFLINRRLREADFIIGVGNIVPHCIKGFSGGSTIILPGVSGSDAIGAMHWLNLDSFGEEILGIRDNKVRRLIDEVALKAGLSYIVNTIVNNNMEIVHAVAGNPVEAHRTGAETASGIFTVIIPSRADIVIFDAFKNDLDFWQSTKGLIPAYICMKQGAVVIDVAECPEGICHNIPEVEQYGFKDLDAIMNLHNRKILHPVVTHNLISVYRVVTERGMCMMVSRGITRKSAEHTGLLYAETPAEALEKAFGMKGPDASVLVLRHAGNIRPLIRNTTA
- a CDS encoding Gfo/Idh/MocA family oxidoreductase; amino-acid sequence: MGTRRFFISKGIRVAGAVAAGSALSAGSPGIAHARQWKPSPTHDSLIRIGALTSGYQHHLFSIWGPMINPVPQNNTTLPRMNGMVMTHVWDINKEHQREFAQKFNVQEVEHYDDMVGKVDAVMICEVWSIDHWPQLAAPYLKAGIPVFFNRPFASSMGRAKAIVNMSKETGTPICTLSSWEFCFPASAMRRKLKSLAGDSEHPTINGIVAYNASTDITHDIHGIWLILACAGPGVESVGADIAGKDIYKTTSTTWTIKFKPRGDDPPFFACLVNSSDVDSNAWIKVITNKGTFETSLLYMEDYDMRRYEYFNTPLIEFQKMVERGEMPQTYDHILEKTAVFLAGVRSWRERNGGKVRIDELEDDYYVQADTGVEEYPKDMFR